The Pirellulales bacterium genome has a segment encoding these proteins:
- a CDS encoding M20 family metallopeptidase encodes MSLDLIATLRDLVATPSVNPMGRALDGPEYCEYRVTDYLERLFARLGIPSQRQTVAPKRDNLFALLEGDPPLEQGGRLVMLEAHQDTVPTDGMTIPPFDSQIRDGRLFGRGACDIKGGMAAMLHAFSRLADTRPKPRPTVVMACTVNEEHGFTGAMKLCRTWFDEPSSMIPRRPDAAIVAEPTNLNVVVAHKGMVRWRCHVLGRSAHSSQPELGENAIFRMAPVLAALERYQRDIVGKLAEHPLCGRPTLSVGIIGGGVSVNTVPGRCTIEIDRRIVPGEQPLAARQHAMDYLEAETQLGDRLQHDPPYMQGRGLPSDNNGELGRRLIGAVRQTTGRESRIIGVPYGTDAAILGPAGVPCVVFGPGSIDQAHTADEWVPLAEVEAASEVLYRAMADWLT; translated from the coding sequence ATGTCTCTCGATTTAATCGCTACATTACGAGATTTGGTCGCTACGCCAAGTGTCAACCCGATGGGCCGCGCGCTGGATGGGCCGGAGTACTGCGAATACCGGGTGACCGACTACTTGGAGCGGCTTTTTGCTCGCCTTGGCATTCCCTCGCAGCGCCAAACGGTTGCGCCCAAACGCGACAATCTTTTCGCTCTACTCGAAGGCGACCCGCCGCTAGAGCAAGGCGGGCGGCTGGTGATGCTCGAAGCTCATCAAGACACCGTGCCAACCGACGGTATGACCATTCCGCCCTTTGATTCGCAAATCCGCGACGGCCGACTGTTTGGCCGCGGCGCGTGCGACATCAAAGGAGGCATGGCCGCGATGCTCCACGCGTTTTCACGGCTTGCGGATACGCGACCGAAGCCACGGCCAACCGTCGTCATGGCCTGCACCGTGAATGAAGAACATGGCTTCACGGGGGCCATGAAATTGTGCCGCACATGGTTCGATGAGCCAAGCTCGATGATTCCACGGCGCCCCGATGCGGCAATTGTCGCCGAGCCAACTAATCTGAATGTCGTCGTCGCTCACAAAGGCATGGTTCGTTGGCGTTGTCATGTGTTGGGACGATCGGCTCACAGCTCGCAGCCCGAGCTAGGTGAAAATGCGATTTTTCGCATGGCACCTGTACTAGCAGCCCTCGAGCGATATCAACGAGACATTGTCGGTAAGCTCGCCGAGCATCCGCTTTGCGGTCGGCCGACGCTCAGCGTTGGCATCATCGGCGGCGGCGTCAGCGTGAACACGGTACCGGGCCGCTGCACGATTGAAATTGATCGGCGAATCGTGCCTGGCGAGCAGCCGCTGGCCGCGCGACAGCACGCGATGGACTACTTGGAGGCTGAAACGCAGCTCGGCGATCGGCTCCAGCACGATCCCCCGTATATGCAGGGCCGCGGGCTCCCAAGCGACAATAACGGCGAACTGGGCCGCCGTTTGATTGGCGCAGTGCGACAAACGACCGGCAGAGAATCTCGGATCATCGGCGTGCCGTATGGCACCGATGCGGCCATTCTCGGTCCTGCCGGCGTGCCATGCGTGGTGTTCGGCCCTGGTTCCATCGATCAAGCTCACACGGCCGACGAATGGGTGCCGCTGGCGGAAGTGGAAGCGGCAAGCGAAGTGCTGTATCGGGCGATGGCAGACTGGTTGACATGA